In Dermacentor variabilis isolate Ectoservices chromosome 7, ASM5094787v1, whole genome shotgun sequence, a genomic segment contains:
- the LOC142589075 gene encoding uncharacterized protein LOC142589075, producing MPGCCVPNCGNHSRNGWRLFHFPTQRERRTLWLTGINRRGWEPTKWSSICSAHFEDDSFEQKRADGWKKLKPNAVPKLFPPKASSRKRKSPKDLTRAAAAPSGASDDSIVVDGADSAPTQVEVHLLSSSNGTDPCRQESCIVPQLANSSRTPRSTTVKQELAAPNAASSDPPCSNDSCAELRQQLADVTRRHDQLLEAYVIANSTVNALRSKVGELESTVEILRHSLQPSNGAH from the exons ATGCCAGGCTGCTGCGTTCCCAACTGCGGAAATCATTCTAGGAACGGTTGGAGACTCTTTCATTTTCCCACCCAGCGAGAAAGACGTACACTTTGGCTCACAGGAATCAATAGGAGAGGCTGGGAACCTACGAAGTGGTCCTCTATATGCAGT GCTCACTTTGAGGACGACAGCTTTGAACAAAAGCGCGCCGACGGCTGGAAAAAGCTGAAGCCAAATGCCGTTCCAAAGCTGTTCCCGCCAAAGG CATCGTCTCGCAAAAGAAAATCGCCGAAAGACTtgacaagagcagcagcagcgccctCTGGCGCAAGTGACGATTCCATCGTCGTCGATGGAGCCGATTCGGCACCGACGCAGGTGGAGGTACACCTGCTGTCGTCCTCCAACGGCACGGATCCGTGTCGGCAAGAGAGCTGCATCGTGCCACAGCTAGCCAACTCAAGCCGGACGCCCCGGAGCACGACAGTCAAGCAGGAGCtcgctgcgccgaacgctgcgtcaTCCGATCCTCCGTGTTCTAACGACTCCTGCGCCGAATTGAGGCAACAGCTGGCAGACGTGACGAGAAGGCACGACCAACTGCTGGAAGCCTACGTGATTGCGAATTCGACCGTTAACGCGCTTAGAAGTAAGGTCGGCGAGTTGGAAAGCACCGTCGAAATTCTCCGACATAGCCTTCAGCCCAGCAACGGCGCCCATTAG
- the LOC142589077 gene encoding uncharacterized protein LOC142589077: MPGCCVPNCGNHSRNGWRLFHFPTQRERRTLWLTGINRRGWEPTKWSSICSAHFEDDSFEQKRADGWKKLKPNAVPKLFPPKASSRKRKSPKDLTRPAAAPSGASDDSIVVDGADSAPTQVEVHLLSSSNGTDPCRQESCIVPQLANSSQTPRSTTVKHEIAAPNAASSDPPCSNDSCAELRQQLADVTRRHDQLLEAYVIANSTVNALRSKVGELESTVEILRHSLQPSNGAH, translated from the exons ATGCCAGGCTGCTGCGTTCCCAACTGCGGAAATCATTCTAGGAACGGTTGGAGACTCTTTCATTTTCCCACCCAGCGAGAAAGACGAACACTTTGGCTCACAGGAATCAATAGGAGAGGCTGGGAACCTACGAAGTGGTCCTCTATATGCAGT GCTCACTTTGAGGACGACAGCTTTGAACAAAAGCGCGCCGACGGCTGGAAAAAGCTGAAGCCAAATGCCGTTCCAAAGCTGTTCCCGCCAAAGG CATCGTCTCGCAAAAGAAAATCACCGAAAGACTTGACAAGACCAGCAGCAGCGCCCTCTGGCGCAAGTGACGATTCCATCGTCGTCGATGGAGCCGATTCGGCACCGACGCAGGTGGAGGTACACCTGCTGTCGTCCTCCAACGGCACGGATCCGTGTCGGCAAGAGAGCTGCATCGTGCCACAGCTAGCCAACTCAAGCCAGACGCCCCGGAGCACGACAGTCAAGCACGAGAtcgctgcgccgaacgctgcgtcaTCCGATCCTCCGTGTTCTAACGACTCCTGCGCCGAATTGAGGCAACAGCTGGCAGACGTGACGAGAAGGCACGACCAACTGCTGGAAGCCTACGTGATTGCGAATTCGACCGTTAACGCGCTTAGAAGTAAGGTCGGCGAGTTGGAAAGCACCGTCGAAATTCTCCGACATAGCCTTCAGCCCAGCAACGGCGCCCATTAG